From Solidesulfovibrio sp., a single genomic window includes:
- a CDS encoding Nif11 family protein codes for MSLQSAKDFVNRLREDQAFRWALGECRNKWERRRFVITQGYRFSPAELVCVTSPGGSPSEARTAVIERVRRQHGHGCYEFM; via the coding sequence ATGTCCCTGCAAAGCGCCAAGGATTTCGTCAACAGGCTCCGCGAGGATCAGGCCTTTCGCTGGGCCCTTGGAGAGTGCCGCAACAAATGGGAGCGCCGCCGCTTCGTCATCACCCAGGGCTACCGGTTCTCGCCGGCCGAGCTCGTGTGCGTCACCAGCCCCGGCGGCAGCCCGTCCGAGGCCCGCACGGCGGTGATCGAGCGGGTTCGCCGCCAGCACGGCCACGGCTGTTACGAATTCATGTAG
- a CDS encoding EAL domain-containing protein: MAMYFRGASPDVPDDAFRRVFLCSPNAALLRDADGRVLAVNAAFEALFGLEAGDVVGHDLREVVRPTQGRPGEEGEVWSLCGAAFLRQTRWSAGEGEAVDVSVSQFAVGALAGRPISCVLFRDISGRRRAEEQLRAAERKYRSIFENAVEGIFQTTPEGRYLEVNGTLARIYGFDSVAEMTEHFRDIKNQLYVVPSRRDDFVRELAAHDQVRDFESEIRKKDGSTIWISENARVVRDTAGDPLYYEGTVVDITDRKLAEEALATQRAYFAQLFANSPQAISLIDTHRNIVDVNAAFEELFGYRAADIKGYGMRAFIVPENLLTECENVRGSILFGKSVVRETARLHRDGRLIPVSMIGFPIVIKGAVQGIVYTYQDISERKAFEEQITHQAFHDALTGLPNRSLFADRLERALTRAARRGDYQYAVLMIDLNKFKGINDTLGHQAGDQLLVEVARRIAGCVRGMDTVARLGGDEFAVILEELKSKKEVMAVVERIGACLGQPCRLCGTSVTPGASIGIVLRTRDYASAEDLLRDADIAMYRAKEQGRASVIFDRKMHQEILEAISLEADLRHAIEAGELLLHYQPIVDVQHGAIEGFEALVRWDHPSRGLVPPAQFIPLAEETGLILPLGRFVIAEACRQLRDWQREMPEARGLSVSVNVSCRQFVKDGLVEHVAQVLADTGLAPECLKLEITESVLMHDAQHTAQELTRLKALGVKIAIDDFGTGYSSLSYLRQLPIDHLKIDRSFISGEGCDGESQEIVKSIISLARSLGLTVIAEGVERADQLTRLRQAACDKAQGFMFSRPLDRHAAARFLRRGAQGEGACP, encoded by the coding sequence ATGGCCATGTATTTCCGGGGCGCGTCCCCCGATGTCCCCGACGACGCCTTTCGCCGCGTGTTCCTGTGCTCCCCCAACGCCGCGCTGCTGCGCGACGCCGACGGCCGGGTCCTGGCCGTCAACGCCGCCTTCGAGGCCCTGTTCGGCCTGGAGGCCGGCGACGTGGTCGGCCATGACCTGCGCGAGGTGGTGCGCCCCACCCAGGGCCGGCCGGGCGAGGAGGGCGAGGTCTGGAGCCTGTGCGGCGCGGCGTTTTTGCGCCAGACCCGCTGGAGCGCCGGCGAGGGCGAGGCGGTGGACGTCAGCGTCTCCCAGTTCGCCGTGGGCGCGCTGGCGGGCCGGCCGATCTCGTGCGTGCTGTTTCGCGACATCTCCGGCCGGCGCCGGGCCGAGGAACAGCTGCGCGCCGCCGAGCGCAAATACCGCTCCATTTTCGAAAACGCCGTGGAAGGCATCTTCCAGACCACGCCCGAGGGCCGCTACCTGGAGGTCAACGGCACGCTGGCCCGCATCTACGGTTTCGATTCCGTGGCCGAGATGACCGAGCACTTCCGCGACATCAAAAACCAGCTCTACGTCGTGCCCAGCCGCCGGGACGACTTCGTGCGCGAGTTGGCCGCCCACGACCAGGTGCGCGATTTCGAGTCCGAGATCCGCAAGAAGGACGGCTCCACCATCTGGATCTCCGAAAACGCCCGGGTGGTGCGCGACACGGCCGGCGACCCCCTGTATTACGAGGGCACGGTGGTGGACATCACCGACCGCAAGCTGGCCGAGGAGGCCCTGGCCACCCAGCGGGCCTATTTCGCCCAGCTGTTCGCCAATTCGCCCCAGGCCATTTCGCTCATCGACACCCACCGCAACATCGTGGACGTCAACGCCGCCTTCGAGGAGTTGTTCGGCTACCGGGCGGCGGACATCAAGGGCTACGGCATGCGGGCGTTCATCGTGCCGGAAAACCTGCTCACGGAATGCGAGAACGTGCGCGGCTCCATCCTTTTCGGCAAGTCGGTGGTCCGCGAGACCGCCCGCCTCCACCGCGACGGCCGGCTCATCCCCGTGTCCATGATCGGCTTCCCCATCGTCATCAAGGGCGCCGTCCAGGGCATCGTCTACACCTACCAGGACATTTCCGAGCGCAAGGCCTTCGAGGAGCAGATCACCCACCAGGCCTTCCACGACGCCCTGACCGGGCTGCCCAACCGCAGCCTGTTCGCCGACCGCCTGGAACGGGCGCTTACGCGCGCCGCCCGGCGCGGCGACTACCAGTACGCCGTGCTCATGATCGACCTCAACAAGTTCAAGGGCATAAACGACACCCTGGGCCACCAGGCCGGGGATCAGCTGCTGGTCGAGGTGGCCCGGCGCATCGCGGGCTGCGTGCGCGGCATGGACACCGTGGCCCGGCTCGGCGGGGACGAGTTCGCCGTCATCCTGGAGGAGCTCAAGTCGAAAAAGGAAGTCATGGCCGTGGTGGAGCGCATCGGGGCCTGCCTGGGCCAGCCCTGCCGCCTGTGCGGCACCAGTGTGACCCCGGGGGCCAGCATCGGCATCGTGCTGCGCACCCGCGACTACGCCTCGGCCGAGGACCTCCTGCGCGACGCCGACATCGCCATGTACCGGGCCAAGGAGCAGGGCCGGGCGTCCGTGATCTTCGACCGCAAGATGCACCAGGAGATCCTGGAGGCCATCAGCCTCGAAGCCGACCTGCGCCATGCCATCGAGGCCGGGGAGCTGCTGCTGCACTACCAGCCCATCGTGGACGTGCAGCACGGCGCCATCGAGGGCTTCGAGGCGCTGGTGCGCTGGGACCACCCCTCGCGCGGGCTGGTGCCGCCGGCGCAGTTCATCCCCCTGGCCGAGGAGACGGGGCTCATCCTGCCGCTTGGCCGCTTCGTCATCGCCGAGGCCTGCCGGCAACTGCGCGACTGGCAGCGCGAGATGCCCGAGGCGCGGGGGCTTTCGGTCAGCGTCAACGTGTCCTGCCGCCAGTTCGTCAAAGACGGGCTGGTGGAACACGTGGCCCAGGTGCTGGCCGACACGGGCCTGGCCCCGGAGTGCCTCAAGCTCGAGATCACCGAGTCCGTGCTCATGCACGACGCCCAGCACACGGCCCAGGAACTGACGCGCCTGAAGGCCCTTGGCGTCAAGATCGCCATCGACGACTTCGGCACGGGCTATTCGTCGCTGTCCTACCTGCGCCAGCTGCCCATCGACCACTTGAAGATCGACCGCTCGTTCATCAGCGGCGAGGGCTGCGACGGCGAGAGCCAGGAGATCGTCAAATCCATCATCTCCCTGGCCCGAAGCCTGGGGCTCACGGTCATCGCCGAGGGCGTGGAGCGGGCCGACCAGCTGACGCGCCTGCGCCAGGCCGCCTGCGACAAGGCGCAGGGCTTCATGTTCTCGCGGCCCCTGGACAGGCACGCCGCCGCCCGGTTCCTCCGCCGGGGAGCCCAGGGCGAGGGGGCCTGCCCGTGA
- a CDS encoding ATP-binding protein, which produces MAADVPGLWPWLASHPVSDLLAGLLLVVALAVVLWRSRRITAEIARTRAARRELAAEHDLLETVFAATSDAILVLDEDHRVLAVNETAARRFGRSVPGMLGCDILAMTDPAIVDARRERYRQALATGQPMRFTDVRDGRTLDNVLSPLPAGPTGKKRLAVYARDVSHEAEARRAIEESRDRLEKLLRLTPAVIAVTTLPDGRFLDINATFSSLTGYSRDDVLGRTAEELGIWIDFEASARIVRAIEAEGLVRNMEIEVRFKDGRTATGLFSGIPVEGYGEPCLLSVMMDITGRKAMERALRLAKEEAEAASQTQNRFLSLVSHEVRTPLNTILGMVDLLRDSGLTPGQEALLRAQEEAGENLLRLFSDILDVSRVHSGHLAFCREAYDPRELAHRLGREYADRAGAKGLALTVDVAPDAPRKALGDPDRVGQVLGNLLDNAVKFTPAGTVRLTVALGGGQLRYTVADTGIGIPEEARARVFEPFTQLDASTTRPFGGTGLGLTLCALLTRSMGGRIWLDSAPGAGSAFHVALPLGDTEA; this is translated from the coding sequence ATGGCGGCCGACGTCCCGGGCCTGTGGCCCTGGCTCGCCTCACACCCCGTATCCGATCTCCTGGCCGGCCTCCTCCTGGTCGTGGCCCTCGCCGTGGTCCTGTGGCGCTCCCGGCGCATCACCGCCGAGATCGCCCGCACCCGGGCCGCCCGGCGCGAACTGGCCGCCGAACACGACCTCCTCGAAACGGTCTTCGCGGCCACGAGCGACGCCATCCTGGTCCTGGACGAGGACCATCGCGTCCTGGCCGTCAACGAGACCGCCGCCCGCCGCTTCGGCCGCTCGGTGCCGGGCATGCTCGGGTGCGACATCCTGGCCATGACCGACCCGGCCATCGTCGACGCCCGACGGGAGCGCTACCGCCAGGCCCTGGCCACGGGCCAGCCCATGCGCTTCACCGACGTGCGCGACGGCCGGACCCTGGACAACGTCCTCAGCCCCCTGCCCGCCGGGCCGACCGGGAAAAAGCGCCTGGCCGTCTACGCCCGGGACGTCAGCCACGAGGCCGAAGCCCGCCGGGCCATCGAGGAAAGCCGGGACCGGCTGGAAAAGCTCCTGCGCCTGACTCCGGCCGTCATCGCCGTCACCACGCTGCCCGACGGCCGCTTCCTGGACATCAACGCGACCTTCTCCTCCCTCACGGGCTATTCCCGGGACGACGTCCTCGGCCGCACGGCCGAGGAGCTCGGCATCTGGATCGACTTCGAGGCCAGCGCCCGCATCGTCCGGGCCATCGAAGCGGAGGGCCTCGTCCGCAACATGGAGATCGAGGTCCGGTTCAAGGACGGCCGCACCGCCACCGGGCTTTTCTCGGGCATTCCCGTGGAGGGCTACGGCGAGCCCTGCCTGCTGTCGGTCATGATGGACATCACCGGCCGCAAGGCCATGGAGCGGGCCCTGCGCCTGGCCAAGGAGGAGGCCGAGGCGGCCAGCCAGACCCAGAACCGCTTCCTGTCGCTGGTCAGCCACGAGGTCCGCACACCGCTCAACACCATCCTCGGCATGGTGGACCTCCTGCGCGACTCGGGCCTGACCCCCGGTCAGGAAGCCTTGCTGCGCGCCCAGGAGGAGGCGGGCGAAAACCTCCTGCGCCTTTTTTCCGACATCCTCGACGTCTCCCGCGTCCATTCCGGCCACCTGGCGTTTTGCCGGGAGGCCTACGATCCCCGCGAACTGGCCCACCGCCTCGGCCGGGAGTACGCCGACCGGGCCGGGGCCAAGGGCCTGGCCCTGACCGTGGACGTGGCCCCGGACGCGCCGCGAAAGGCCCTGGGCGATCCGGACCGGGTCGGCCAGGTGCTGGGCAACCTCCTCGACAACGCCGTGAAGTTCACCCCGGCCGGGACGGTGCGCCTGACGGTGGCCCTGGGCGGCGGGCAGTTGCGCTATACCGTGGCCGACACCGGCATCGGCATTCCCGAAGAGGCCCGGGCGCGCGTGTTCGAGCCCTTCACCCAGCTCGACGCCTCGACCACCCGGCCCTTTGGCGGCACGGGCCTGGGGCTGACCCTGTGCGCCCTGCTCACCCGGAGCATGGGCGGCCGGATCTGGCTCGACAGCGCCCCCGGCGCGGGCAGCGCCTTCCATGTCGCCCTGCCGCTGGGTGACACGGAGGCCTAG
- a CDS encoding SH3 domain-containing protein, protein MKNRRMFPMFVLAFLAVVFLGAAGIAQAQGPAATPAMAMDSLQRAIVAETWTLTPQRTATAGFTGLPLRICEGTYCGELAKMPIGTPVGILIDDREGWALVHVPSLNKYGWVNTNNIVF, encoded by the coding sequence ATGAAGAACCGACGTATGTTCCCGATGTTCGTGCTCGCGTTCCTGGCGGTCGTGTTCCTTGGCGCAGCCGGTATCGCCCAGGCCCAAGGCCCGGCCGCGACGCCGGCCATGGCCATGGACTCGCTGCAACGGGCCATTGTGGCCGAGACCTGGACACTGACGCCCCAACGCACGGCCACGGCGGGCTTCACCGGCCTGCCGCTGCGCATCTGCGAAGGCACCTACTGTGGCGAATTGGCCAAAATGCCCATCGGCACCCCGGTCGGCATCCTCATCGACGACCGCGAAGGCTGGGCCCTGGTCCACGTGCCGAGCCTCAACAAGTACGGCTGGGTCAACACCAACAACATCGTGTTCTAG
- a CDS encoding glutamine--tRNA ligase/YqeY domain fusion protein has translation MTAADADDKDKSGPTPGRDFIRQIIDEDNRTGKWAGRVHTRFPPEPNGYLHIGHAKSICLNFGLAREFGGECNLRFDDTNPAKEEVEYVDSIQEDVRWLGFSWDDRLFYASDYFERLYAFAETLIEKGLAYVDDLTQEEIRAHRGTLTEPGKDSPWRNRPANENLDLLRRMRAGEFPDGAKVLRAKIDMQSPNVVLRDPVLYRIKHVEHHRTGNAWCVYPMYDYTHCVSDSLEGITHSLCSLEFENNRPLYDWVLDNLPVPCHPQQIEFARLNLSYTVLSKRKLIKLVTEKVVSGWDDPRLPTLSGIRRRGYTPEAIRDFCERIGISKAENMVDMALLEHCLREDLNRRAKRVMAVLRPLRVVIENYPEGQVEEIDFPYHPEDASLGSRKVPFSRELYIERDDFMETPAKKWFRLAPGAEVRLRYAYYVTCTDVVKDPATGEVVELRCVHDPATKGGWSSDGRKVKGTLHWVSAAQAKKAEVRLYDRLFTKENPSEGKGDFMDCLNPDSLEVLAEALVEPSLAALPVGENVQFERLGYFCVDKDSTPARRVFNRSVALKDSWARAAGR, from the coding sequence ATGACCGCAGCCGACGCGGACGACAAGGACAAATCCGGCCCCACCCCGGGCCGCGACTTCATCCGCCAGATCATCGACGAAGACAATCGTACCGGCAAATGGGCCGGCCGCGTCCACACCCGCTTTCCGCCCGAGCCCAACGGCTACCTGCACATCGGCCACGCCAAGTCCATCTGCCTCAATTTCGGCCTGGCCAGGGAATTCGGCGGGGAGTGCAACCTGCGCTTCGACGACACCAACCCGGCCAAGGAAGAGGTGGAATACGTCGACTCCATCCAGGAGGACGTGCGCTGGCTGGGCTTTTCCTGGGACGACCGGCTCTTTTACGCCTCGGACTATTTCGAGCGGCTCTACGCCTTTGCCGAGACGCTCATCGAAAAGGGCCTGGCCTACGTCGACGACCTGACCCAGGAGGAAATCCGGGCCCATCGCGGCACCCTGACCGAGCCGGGCAAGGACAGCCCCTGGCGAAACCGTCCCGCAAACGAGAACCTGGACCTGCTGCGCCGCATGCGCGCCGGCGAGTTCCCGGACGGGGCGAAAGTGCTGCGGGCGAAAATCGACATGCAAAGCCCCAACGTGGTGCTGCGCGACCCGGTCCTCTACCGCATCAAGCACGTGGAGCACCATCGCACGGGGAACGCCTGGTGCGTCTATCCCATGTACGACTACACCCACTGCGTCTCGGATTCCCTGGAGGGCATCACCCACTCCCTCTGCTCCCTGGAATTCGAGAACAACCGGCCGCTCTACGACTGGGTGCTCGACAACCTGCCCGTGCCCTGCCATCCGCAGCAGATCGAGTTCGCCCGCCTGAACCTGTCCTATACCGTGCTCAGCAAGCGCAAGCTCATCAAGCTCGTCACGGAAAAGGTCGTTTCGGGCTGGGACGACCCGCGCCTGCCGACCTTAAGCGGCATCCGCCGCCGGGGCTACACCCCGGAGGCCATCCGCGACTTCTGCGAGCGCATCGGCATCTCCAAGGCCGAGAACATGGTGGACATGGCGCTGCTGGAACACTGCCTGCGCGAGGACTTAAACCGCCGGGCCAAGCGGGTCATGGCCGTGCTGCGGCCGCTTCGGGTCGTCATCGAGAACTATCCCGAGGGCCAGGTGGAGGAGATCGACTTCCCCTACCATCCCGAGGACGCCTCGCTCGGTTCGCGCAAGGTGCCCTTTTCCCGCGAGCTCTACATCGAGCGCGACGACTTCATGGAGACCCCGGCCAAGAAGTGGTTCCGCCTGGCCCCGGGGGCCGAGGTGCGGCTGCGCTACGCCTACTACGTCACCTGCACGGACGTGGTGAAGGACCCGGCCACGGGCGAGGTGGTGGAGTTGCGCTGCGTCCACGACCCGGCCACGAAAGGCGGCTGGTCGAGCGACGGCCGCAAGGTCAAGGGCACGCTGCACTGGGTTTCGGCCGCCCAGGCGAAAAAAGCCGAGGTGCGCCTCTACGACCGCCTGTTCACCAAGGAAAACCCGTCCGAGGGCAAGGGCGATTTCATGGATTGCCTCAACCCCGACTCCCTGGAAGTCCTCGCCGAGGCCCTGGTCGAACCGAGTCTGGCGGCGCTGCCCGTGGGGGAAAACGTCCAGTTCGAGCGGCTGGGCTATTTCTGCGTGGACAAGGACTCGACCCCGGCCAGGCGGGTGTTCAACCGGTCCGTGGCGCTGAAGGATTCCTGGGCCAGGGCGGCCGGACGCTGA
- a CDS encoding phage holin family protein: MASLPAAMAAFADAFSGISAALADMALSRLELAGLEAREAAVRLVQILLLTCLGCGLLLLGLGLGALAVILAVPPPWRAAAAGGGAALAVAAGAVVLARMRVRLAALSGVFAESLAALKKDRACF, translated from the coding sequence ATGGCCTCGCTGCCGGCCGCGATGGCGGCCTTCGCCGACGCGTTCTCGGGGATTTCCGCCGCCTTGGCGGACATGGCCCTGTCGCGCCTGGAACTGGCCGGACTGGAGGCCAGGGAAGCCGCCGTGCGCCTGGTCCAGATCCTGCTGCTGACCTGCCTGGGCTGCGGCCTGCTGCTTCTGGGCCTGGGGCTCGGCGCCCTGGCCGTCATCCTGGCCGTGCCGCCCCCGTGGCGGGCGGCGGCGGCCGGAGGCGGCGCGGCCCTGGCCGTCGCCGCCGGCGCGGTCGTGCTGGCGCGCATGCGCGTCCGCCTGGCCGCCCTGTCCGGCGTTTTCGCCGAGAGCCTGGCGGCCCTCAAAAAGGACAGGGCATGTTTCTAG